In Alteromonas sp. V450, the following proteins share a genomic window:
- a CDS encoding DNA/RNA non-specific endonuclease, with amino-acid sequence MKRLVAVSLAVSFVFSAFSAVAENCVFSCPIGLNGQTITRSLYTLNNNPQTKFANWVAYHVTPDTIDGPSRSRNWKADPELSEESTLEPNDYKGAWRGIGTDRGHQVPLASFSNSPDWRELNYLSNITPQDSDLNQGPWVKLENAVRSFVRTGRDVYVVSGPLYEWFFASLPDADEMHNVPSGYFKVIVTEINGLIEASAFIMQQSAARSDDYCTTQVTIDEVEARTGLNIMPVLSDENEVIVESTIGGLAPQLGCS; translated from the coding sequence ATGAAGAGACTTGTTGCTGTTTCTCTTGCTGTATCCTTCGTTTTTTCTGCCTTTAGTGCTGTTGCAGAAAACTGCGTTTTCAGTTGCCCTATCGGTTTAAATGGTCAAACTATTACCCGCTCTTTATATACGCTAAATAATAACCCACAAACGAAATTTGCTAATTGGGTGGCGTATCACGTTACGCCTGACACTATCGATGGCCCGTCTAGAAGTCGTAATTGGAAAGCCGACCCTGAACTCAGTGAAGAAAGTACTCTCGAGCCCAATGATTATAAAGGTGCGTGGCGAGGTATAGGTACCGACAGAGGTCACCAAGTCCCCCTTGCTTCATTCAGCAATTCACCCGATTGGCGAGAGCTTAATTACCTCTCAAACATTACGCCGCAAGACTCTGATTTAAACCAAGGCCCATGGGTAAAATTAGAAAACGCCGTACGCAGTTTTGTAAGAACCGGCCGGGATGTGTATGTAGTATCAGGCCCCTTATATGAATGGTTCTTCGCGTCACTTCCTGACGCCGATGAAATGCACAACGTTCCCAGCGGCTACTTTAAAGTTATTGTTACTGAAATAAACGGTCTAATAGAAGCCTCTGCTTTTATCATGCAGCAAAGTGCTGCGCGCAGTGATGACTATTGCACAACACAGGTCACTATTGACGAGGTTGAAGCAAGAACAGGCCTGAATATCATGCCCGTGCTTTCTGACGAAAATGAGGTTATCGTTGAGAGTACGATAGGTGGTCTGGCACCGCAGCTTGGATGCAGTTAG
- a CDS encoding exopolysaccharide biosynthesis protein — translation MGNSIVELMDNMYSKSDDTTSLGEVIERFEDRGFGPLLLIPALIALLPTGAIPGVPTLCGITLFFICTQVAIGKTSPWLPAFIKNKEVSTQKLESAVEKAKPYAQKTEKLLKPRVTFLSHSPSKNFIAAYCAIAALCMIPLEVLPFAVAVPAFALCITALGITNRDGVFLIIGMLLQLGTGYLVFKALAMM, via the coding sequence ATGGGAAATTCAATTGTTGAATTAATGGATAACATGTACAGCAAGAGTGATGACACTACGTCACTAGGTGAGGTCATAGAACGCTTCGAAGACAGGGGCTTTGGTCCATTGTTGCTGATCCCCGCTCTTATTGCACTACTTCCTACAGGCGCCATCCCAGGCGTGCCTACTTTGTGTGGCATCACCTTATTTTTTATATGTACACAAGTCGCAATAGGAAAAACCAGTCCGTGGCTACCCGCGTTTATTAAAAATAAAGAAGTGTCCACACAGAAACTAGAAAGTGCCGTTGAAAAAGCTAAACCTTATGCACAAAAAACTGAAAAGCTGCTAAAGCCCAGGGTAACGTTTCTTTCCCATTCCCCATCTAAAAATTTTATTGCTGCATATTGTGCCATAGCTGCACTTTGTATGATCCCGTTAGAAGTGTTGCCTTTTGCGGTTGCAGTACCCGCTTTTGCGTTATGTATTACCGCGCTTGGTATAACGAATCGTGACGGCGTCTTTCTTATTATTGGTATGCTGCTTCAGTTGGGCACTGGATATTTAGTGTTTAAGGCGCTTGCCATGATGTAG
- a CDS encoding diguanylate cyclase domain-containing protein → MISPSNSPFMRAEKGQAVAQHYRLQTGSRTMNCFVESGVVTTPVGEWVVLQIKTNFTALFSENSKSSAVSKHIAFNQLLTNFSSKLITASVHELDGIIDRALAALGKFCDVDRCYLFEFSDNGEYMSNTHEWVAAGVTPFIDELQNMPVSSLPFFISHISNGMFKVDDVTTLPEEAAAEKLVFEEERIFSILCVRIMVDDTIYGFIGCDIIGSPYSWNAFDIEYLRRIGEMLGNTLQSLHNRKALQKAQTDLLEANKQLERLANIDGLTGIANRRLFDNTLRRDVERCEEQGLALSLLLIDVDLFKQFNDAYGHVAGDAALQKIADTLTNSCLGSDDLVARYGGEEFAVILPNTRLDELHAIAARIIRNVKFLDIPHRASDYDGKLTVSIGMACMELNPSRHDAAPQSKEIALSLVQQADKALYQAKASGRNCAKL, encoded by the coding sequence ATGATTTCCCCAAGTAATTCGCCATTTATGCGTGCAGAAAAGGGGCAGGCAGTAGCGCAGCACTACAGACTTCAAACAGGTTCTAGAACCATGAACTGCTTTGTTGAAAGTGGTGTGGTAACCACTCCTGTGGGGGAATGGGTTGTGTTACAGATTAAAACGAATTTTACGGCATTATTTAGCGAGAACAGTAAAAGTTCAGCGGTAAGCAAGCATATAGCGTTTAATCAGCTTCTCACTAATTTTTCATCAAAACTAATTACAGCCAGTGTTCATGAACTCGATGGCATTATCGACCGAGCTTTGGCTGCCTTAGGTAAGTTCTGTGATGTAGATAGATGCTACCTTTTTGAGTTTAGCGATAATGGTGAATATATGTCTAATACCCACGAATGGGTTGCGGCAGGTGTAACGCCTTTTATTGATGAACTTCAGAACATGCCAGTCAGTTCGCTACCCTTTTTCATTTCCCATATTTCTAATGGAATGTTTAAAGTTGATGATGTGACGACGCTTCCTGAAGAGGCTGCCGCGGAAAAACTTGTTTTCGAAGAAGAGAGAATTTTCTCTATTTTGTGTGTCCGTATTATGGTGGACGATACCATTTATGGTTTCATTGGTTGTGACATTATAGGCAGTCCATACTCATGGAACGCGTTTGATATTGAATATTTGCGTCGAATAGGCGAGATGCTTGGTAATACATTACAAAGTCTACACAACCGAAAAGCACTTCAAAAAGCGCAAACCGATCTGCTTGAAGCTAATAAGCAACTAGAACGTTTAGCGAATATTGATGGCTTAACAGGGATTGCGAACAGAAGGTTGTTTGACAATACGTTGCGGCGAGATGTGGAGCGATGTGAAGAACAAGGCTTGGCGCTAAGCTTACTGCTTATTGACGTGGATTTGTTCAAGCAGTTTAACGATGCTTATGGTCACGTGGCTGGCGATGCGGCATTACAAAAAATTGCCGATACATTAACTAATAGCTGCTTAGGTAGTGACGATCTAGTTGCCCGCTATGGCGGTGAAGAATTTGCCGTTATTTTACCTAATACTCGACTTGATGAACTCCACGCTATCGCTGCACGAATTATTCGTAACGTTAAGTTTCTAGATATCCCACATCGGGCGTCGGACTATGACGGTAAACTTACGGTAAGTATCGGTATGGCGTGTATGGAGCTGAATCCATCACGCCATGATGCTGCTCCGCAAAGCAAAGAGATCGCTTTGTCGCTGGTTCAACAGGCAGACAAAGCCCTTTATCAAGCCAAAGCGTCTGGAAGAAACTGCGCTAAGCTTTAG
- a CDS encoding alcohol dehydrogenase family protein, translating to MKTLPSVMYGVQLTKHGDLDALSFNESIPLPTLTDNDVLIEVKAAGVNNTDLNTRKGWYSKGNNDAEDAGWGGNALGLPLVQGADVCGYIVAVGKNVSQKRIGERVIIEPCLTEVNSQKLDSPWYFGSECDGGFAQFTKVASRHAHAVNSTMTDEELASFPCSYSTAENLLHRANVKEGERVFITGASGGVGSAAVQLAKARGAHVIAVTSEEKRETLQALGADETVLRDGDWASLAEPEAFDVIIDLVAGPRWPELLDVLKPFGRYATSGAIAGPKVTLDVRTLYLKDLTLLGCTILESEVFENLVKHIEKGSIKPLVSATYPLAEICQAQQDFEKKKHIGKMVLTVGENKP from the coding sequence ATGAAAACGCTCCCCAGTGTGATGTATGGCGTACAGTTAACAAAACACGGTGACCTTGATGCACTTAGCTTTAACGAGTCTATTCCTTTACCTACACTTACAGATAATGATGTGCTTATCGAAGTGAAAGCAGCGGGTGTTAACAATACCGATCTGAATACGCGAAAAGGATGGTATTCAAAGGGCAATAACGATGCTGAAGATGCCGGATGGGGTGGCAACGCATTAGGCCTGCCTCTTGTCCAAGGGGCTGACGTATGTGGTTACATTGTGGCTGTAGGTAAAAACGTTAGCCAAAAACGTATTGGCGAGCGCGTGATCATAGAGCCATGCCTGACTGAAGTTAACAGCCAAAAGCTCGATTCACCTTGGTACTTTGGCTCCGAGTGCGATGGAGGCTTTGCGCAATTCACAAAGGTCGCATCGCGCCATGCCCATGCCGTAAACTCAACCATGACAGATGAGGAACTCGCGTCATTTCCCTGCTCTTATTCAACTGCCGAAAACTTGCTACACCGTGCGAATGTAAAAGAAGGTGAACGGGTATTCATTACGGGTGCATCGGGTGGCGTAGGCTCAGCGGCAGTTCAGCTAGCGAAAGCGAGAGGCGCGCACGTAATAGCGGTAACGAGTGAAGAAAAACGTGAAACCCTTCAAGCGCTGGGCGCGGATGAAACCGTGCTGCGCGATGGTGACTGGGCAAGCCTAGCAGAACCCGAAGCATTCGATGTGATAATTGATCTTGTAGCAGGCCCGCGCTGGCCTGAACTCCTCGATGTCCTTAAACCGTTTGGACGCTACGCTACCTCTGGCGCAATCGCTGGGCCCAAAGTAACGCTAGATGTACGTACTCTCTATTTGAAAGACTTAACCCTGTTAGGGTGCACTATTTTGGAAAGCGAGGTGTTTGAAAACTTAGTAAAGCACATTGAAAAAGGAAGCATTAAACCGCTTGTATCTGCTACCTACCCTCTCGCTGAAATTTGTCAGGCACAACAAGACTTTGAGAAGAAAAAGCATATTGGCAAGATGGTACTGACTGTTGGAGAAAACAAACCCTAG
- a CDS encoding TetR/AcrR family transcriptional regulator gives MMMTPKQTELASKLEQAFALYGFAQPNVAKLKDYIGTTLKTLYKYFPSKEDMIIGALNYRHSRYISFLETGCPPSRNEALKHIFERLSLWLNTYAPRGCMSLQALASYPGNQEIETAVNEHKHDVLLWLNQKLKDEALAQTAFLLHEGMSSAWPVLGEDALSAATAAVDTLLD, from the coding sequence ATGATGATGACACCAAAACAAACTGAATTGGCATCAAAACTAGAGCAAGCATTTGCCCTTTATGGTTTTGCACAACCTAATGTCGCTAAGCTAAAAGACTATATTGGGACTACACTCAAAACCCTCTATAAATATTTCCCATCAAAAGAAGATATGATTATTGGCGCACTAAATTATAGGCATAGTCGCTACATTTCATTTCTAGAAACTGGCTGTCCGCCTTCACGTAACGAGGCACTCAAGCACATATTTGAACGTTTATCACTATGGCTCAACACCTATGCGCCGCGGGGCTGCATGTCACTGCAAGCACTCGCGAGCTATCCTGGCAATCAAGAAATTGAAACGGCGGTTAATGAGCATAAACACGATGTATTGTTGTGGCTAAACCAGAAACTCAAAGACGAAGCCCTAGCTCAAACTGCATTTTTACTTCATGAAGGAATGTCATCAGCATGGCCGGTATTAGGTGAAGATGCGTTATCTGCGGCAACAGCCGCTGTAGACACGTTGCTCGACTAA
- a CDS encoding DUF3307 domain-containing protein encodes MIAEASNVAIALPELVHFELLIGLLLVHLLADFYLQPYSWVKQRNERHALALPLYFHALIHGVLGTIALVLLSASIDMVAVGISAVILVVSHFIIDVIKSYCAQNITAFVVDQIAHIAVVLGIFLYVTDQWREAAGLLQHVGVPHLVVVLAYLAVLKPSSIVIKQLLSPWSGEVLANKPTSSHPNDPPTISTEAQQTLSLAGQRIGYLERVLMLTFVLLNQFSAIGFLIAAKSIFRFGDLTKNQDRKLTEYVLLGTFTSVAMTFAIGLACAAALGQLPIKS; translated from the coding sequence ATGATTGCTGAAGCATCAAATGTCGCTATAGCTTTACCTGAACTTGTGCATTTTGAGTTATTAATAGGCTTACTGCTTGTGCATTTGCTTGCCGACTTTTATCTTCAACCATACTCATGGGTAAAGCAGAGAAATGAGCGGCATGCACTGGCGCTACCTTTGTATTTTCATGCATTAATACACGGAGTGCTAGGCACGATCGCACTGGTGCTTTTATCCGCTAGCATTGATATGGTGGCCGTAGGTATTAGTGCAGTGATATTAGTGGTTTCCCACTTTATCATTGACGTGATCAAATCATATTGCGCCCAAAACATAACGGCCTTCGTTGTCGACCAAATAGCGCACATTGCCGTGGTGTTAGGTATATTTTTGTATGTTACGGACCAGTGGCGCGAAGCAGCAGGGCTACTACAGCACGTTGGTGTGCCGCATCTGGTGGTGGTTTTGGCTTATTTAGCAGTACTCAAGCCTAGCTCCATAGTTATTAAGCAACTGCTATCACCTTGGAGTGGTGAAGTATTAGCAAACAAACCAACCTCTTCACATCCCAACGATCCGCCCACAATAAGTACAGAAGCACAACAAACCTTGTCACTGGCAGGTCAACGAATTGGCTATTTAGAGCGCGTGCTCATGCTTACCTTTGTATTGCTAAATCAATTTTCTGCCATAGGCTTTCTAATTGCGGCTAAATCTATATTTCGCTTCGGCGACCTCACTAAAAACCAAGACAGAAAGCTAACTGAATATGTACTTTTAGGCACCTTCACCAGTGTGGCGATGACGTTTGCCATTGGCTTGGCATGCGCAGCGGCATTAGGGCAGTTACCCATAAAGTCTTAG
- a CDS encoding AraC family transcriptional regulator, with protein MELTQLQFLNNYNVEDETIKGLIELLLLETQAKGRNGKSYLSNLLSALSAHYIQNYSNYRDLQDSSARSVKIGKSQIDKIEQYIKENIGSTISVDALAELVFCSKFHFLREFKKSVGETPYQFITQYRVEQSKKYLLANTQSMSDIALSLGFNDQSHFSRVFKNHEGITPSQFIKQYST; from the coding sequence GTGGAGCTGACACAACTGCAGTTTCTGAACAACTATAACGTGGAAGACGAGACCATAAAGGGGCTAATTGAGCTTCTGTTATTAGAGACACAAGCAAAGGGTCGTAATGGGAAATCCTATTTAAGTAACTTATTGTCTGCACTTTCTGCTCATTATATCCAAAATTATTCAAATTACCGCGACCTTCAAGATTCCTCAGCAAGGAGTGTCAAAATAGGCAAGTCACAGATAGATAAGATTGAGCAATACATTAAAGAAAATATTGGCAGCACCATTAGCGTAGATGCGCTGGCCGAGCTTGTTTTTTGCAGCAAGTTCCACTTTTTAAGAGAGTTTAAAAAGAGTGTTGGGGAAACACCTTACCAATTTATTACCCAATACCGTGTTGAGCAAAGTAAAAAATACTTACTTGCGAATACTCAGTCCATGAGCGACATCGCGTTATCATTGGGATTCAATGATCAATCTCACTTCAGTCGTGTTTTCAAAAATCACGAAGGCATTACGCCAAGCCAATTCATTAAACAATACAGCACGTAG
- a CDS encoding HNH endonuclease signature motif containing protein: MQNISHVLAQQGREWIKGLRPARNVGANVTREIELLLAEVEKSAPTDVATFNTQVEALRKKQPPSPPSGNKTPSKSETTSTSYKRDPSVVAWVLNEAGDECESCGCASPFVKDDGSPYLEVHHVVRLADNGPDTVDNAVALCPNCHRALHHAVDKHDRRESLYDKLSRLRKPHRAT; encoded by the coding sequence ATGCAGAACATCTCACACGTATTGGCTCAGCAGGGTCGAGAGTGGATCAAAGGGTTGCGACCTGCGAGAAACGTCGGAGCGAACGTAACCAGGGAGATTGAGCTCTTACTGGCAGAAGTCGAAAAGAGCGCTCCCACCGACGTTGCGACGTTCAATACGCAGGTAGAGGCACTCCGTAAGAAGCAGCCCCCCTCGCCTCCTTCTGGCAACAAGACCCCGTCTAAAAGCGAGACTACCTCCACGTCCTACAAACGAGACCCATCGGTTGTCGCATGGGTACTGAACGAAGCTGGCGACGAGTGCGAGTCTTGTGGCTGCGCCTCTCCGTTCGTAAAAGATGACGGCTCACCGTATCTCGAAGTACATCATGTTGTGCGTCTCGCAGACAATGGGCCAGACACCGTCGACAACGCAGTAGCTCTATGCCCCAACTGTCACAGAGCGCTTCACCATGCAGTCGACAAGCACGACCGAAGGGAATCGCTTTATGACAAACTATCTCGACTGAGAAAGCCGCACAGAGCGACGTAG
- a CDS encoding recombinase family protein yields the protein MTDIAYIRVSTTDQNTERQLDGVEVNKTFTDKCSGGSTDRPALTDLLDYVREGDTVHVHSIDRLARNLQDLLTLVEEFKSKGVTLKFHKEDLTFSGSIVDKFQDLMLSMVGAVAQFEKAMINERQREGIEKAKARGVYSQKRAKRVDREEVKALLAEGLPMAQIAKKLGCSSKTIQRIKNES from the coding sequence ATGACTGACATTGCGTACATCCGTGTTAGCACCACCGATCAGAACACCGAACGCCAGCTTGACGGTGTCGAAGTCAACAAGACCTTTACTGACAAGTGTTCAGGTGGGTCGACCGACCGACCTGCTCTAACCGACCTCCTCGACTATGTTCGCGAGGGCGATACCGTTCACGTCCATTCAATCGACCGTCTCGCTCGTAATCTTCAAGACCTTCTAACGCTGGTGGAAGAGTTCAAGTCGAAAGGCGTGACCCTGAAGTTCCACAAAGAAGACCTCACGTTTAGCGGGTCGATAGTCGACAAATTTCAGGATCTCATGCTGTCTATGGTCGGTGCAGTCGCACAGTTCGAGAAAGCGATGATTAACGAACGCCAACGTGAAGGTATCGAGAAAGCAAAAGCGAGAGGCGTCTACAGCCAAAAACGAGCGAAACGTGTCGACAGAGAAGAAGTCAAAGCCTTGCTCGCAGAGGGTCTCCCTATGGCTCAAATCGCCAAGAAGCTCGGTTGTAGCAGTAAAACGATTCAGCGCATCAAGAACGAATCATAA
- a CDS encoding FRG domain-containing protein, with amino-acid sequence MHDKDPSVPSVRAIFDLKREGKSIVGTSSLVLPFFDPDYPTNPNAVAPQKINFQGEFNDDWEISGNWQTDVDTHGQLKLFDNIQVESSPPDHELSWSDFKSFIHEKAKTNPDAIFRGQSDSSWPLVTSFHRTNRRNLFRYQEEDLNNLNKYVAAQLGRKFFLQDGGDLSELVLLGQHHGYPTPFLDWTRSPYVAAFFGFNSLDKYEDHDGKVRVFIFYGQQWRNSGLSGGTALIDPRPSFNLLDIVSSSNTRVLPQQGLVTFTNLMSIEHYLKYVEKQTGEKYLEIIDIEAKQRNDVIADLSLMGINAASLFPGLDATCQTLKERDF; translated from the coding sequence TTGCATGATAAAGATCCCTCTGTGCCATCAGTGAGAGCGATTTTCGATTTAAAACGTGAAGGGAAAAGCATCGTTGGGACTTCGTCTTTAGTTCTACCGTTTTTTGACCCCGATTACCCGACAAACCCCAATGCTGTAGCACCGCAAAAAATCAATTTTCAAGGTGAATTCAATGACGATTGGGAAATCTCTGGGAACTGGCAAACAGACGTTGACACACATGGTCAATTGAAACTCTTTGATAATATTCAAGTTGAATCTTCACCGCCAGACCACGAATTAAGTTGGAGCGACTTTAAGTCCTTCATCCACGAAAAAGCCAAAACGAACCCTGACGCAATATTTCGAGGTCAGTCAGATAGTAGTTGGCCATTGGTTACCTCTTTTCATCGAACTAATAGGCGAAACCTTTTTCGATACCAAGAGGAAGACCTCAACAATCTAAACAAATACGTAGCCGCACAACTCGGTCGGAAGTTTTTTCTTCAGGATGGCGGGGATTTATCTGAATTAGTTCTTCTCGGCCAACATCACGGCTACCCCACTCCTTTCTTGGATTGGACCCGTTCTCCATACGTTGCAGCATTTTTCGGTTTCAATTCGCTGGATAAATATGAAGACCATGATGGTAAAGTACGAGTTTTCATCTTTTATGGACAACAATGGCGGAACTCTGGTCTAAGTGGGGGTACTGCACTGATAGATCCTCGTCCTTCGTTTAATTTGTTGGACATTGTCTCTAGCTCCAATACTCGAGTGCTGCCGCAACAAGGACTCGTTACCTTCACAAACCTGATGTCGATAGAGCACTACTTGAAGTATGTCGAAAAACAAACTGGCGAAAAATACCTGGAGATCATCGACATTGAAGCGAAACAAAGAAATGACGTCATCGCGGACTTATCGCTAATGGGTATTAACGCGGCGTCTCTCTTTCCAGGTCTTGATGCGACTTGTCAAACACTCAAAGAGCGGGACTTTTAA
- a CDS encoding DUF6538 domain-containing protein, with product MAKWKKPVGRPFLALRGHTYYARLTVPEDVREFFGKTELWQTLKTKNLKDAEYRASRIVTEWKAQIETYRGNVGVAHRALEWRKILEDERRKDAVLIEKFTRQHGYKPTLARDVDELGLGTQQMVYSDELERIYHEEGPDAMRRFADIVEGILLPTPTHVDEYLSSLSVESRTKQQREHHLDLLNKRFPALPVKRSDVTKWIMEMEQQSLAENTIKARVGTCRGYFEFLQRLDYLNPDEANPFEGHKFTSKRKASKQDLRQAFEVSDVPRLIDAAKNKPRKDPNLVAAITIAAYTGMRREEIARLKVAHVKERDGIRFFDIIDAKTKAGLREVPVHSELAALVDELVEKSSDGYLLPGESVTKNGERGDAVGKRFKTLRDGLGFDGRYVFHSIRKTVSTLFERASVSHNEAAEIVGHEKTGMTYSLYSAGMSLVQKQRIIQKITYMRVN from the coding sequence ATGGCTAAGTGGAAAAAGCCCGTCGGAAGGCCGTTCCTTGCGCTACGCGGCCACACTTATTACGCACGTTTAACAGTCCCCGAGGACGTCCGGGAGTTCTTCGGGAAAACCGAGCTTTGGCAGACGTTAAAAACCAAAAATCTAAAAGACGCTGAGTATAGGGCGAGTCGAATCGTCACTGAATGGAAGGCACAGATCGAGACATACCGAGGAAACGTCGGTGTAGCCCATCGAGCACTTGAGTGGCGAAAAATACTCGAAGATGAGCGTCGCAAAGACGCGGTTCTTATCGAGAAGTTTACACGGCAGCATGGCTATAAGCCCACTTTAGCAAGGGACGTTGACGAGTTAGGCTTGGGGACGCAGCAGATGGTCTACTCCGACGAACTCGAGCGGATCTATCACGAGGAAGGCCCCGATGCGATGAGACGCTTTGCAGATATTGTCGAAGGAATCCTTCTGCCGACTCCAACCCACGTCGACGAGTATTTATCGAGCCTTTCGGTTGAATCACGTACGAAGCAGCAAAGGGAGCATCATCTCGACTTACTAAACAAACGGTTCCCCGCCCTCCCCGTTAAGCGTTCTGATGTGACAAAGTGGATCATGGAAATGGAACAACAGAGCCTCGCCGAGAACACTATCAAGGCCCGAGTAGGAACGTGTCGCGGTTACTTCGAGTTCTTGCAAAGGCTTGACTACTTGAACCCCGACGAGGCAAACCCTTTCGAAGGCCACAAGTTCACCAGCAAACGAAAAGCATCGAAACAAGACCTTCGGCAAGCCTTCGAGGTTTCCGACGTGCCACGGCTCATTGACGCAGCCAAAAATAAACCTCGTAAAGACCCAAACCTTGTCGCCGCCATCACTATCGCCGCTTACACCGGGATGCGACGCGAGGAGATCGCTCGTCTCAAGGTCGCACACGTTAAAGAACGAGACGGTATTCGGTTCTTCGATATAATAGACGCCAAAACGAAAGCCGGACTTCGCGAGGTTCCCGTACACAGCGAACTGGCAGCGCTGGTGGATGAGCTTGTCGAGAAGAGTTCCGACGGTTATCTTTTGCCTGGTGAGTCCGTCACTAAGAATGGGGAGCGAGGAGACGCTGTTGGAAAACGGTTCAAAACACTTCGTGATGGCCTCGGCTTCGACGGTCGTTACGTGTTCCATTCGATTCGTAAAACGGTGTCCACGCTGTTTGAACGAGCAAGTGTAAGTCACAACGAGGCCGCGGAGATTGTTGGACATGAGAAGACCGGAATGACTTATTCGCTGTATTCTGCTGGAATGTCATTAGTTCAAAAGCAGCGAATCATACAGAAGATTACATATATGAGGGTTAATTGA